The Acidithiobacillus thiooxidans ATCC 19377 DNA window TAGTACCTCTGCGCGCCGGGCAAGCCATAGCCTGGCGCATGAAAGCCGAAGCGTCATAACCTATGCAATCGCGCTTCATCCAGCAAGGGGCGCTCTGATGGCAAAAATCTGGCAAAACTGAATGGTATAGCTTTCTCGTGAACCCTCTATCTTGCGTTCGCTGAAGTGCGTCGCCGCGACGCACTTCCTCCCACGCTGCGAGCCTGGAGAGTGCAACGAAGGGACCACTCAAGGCCCGGCGGTAGCCCTGGTCATGGTCAGCCCTCCAAAAAGCCAGCGCGATCTTTCGACGTGAAGAGAGAGCACATTCATCCCTGCGATCGCCGTTCTACGCAACGAAAATACCAGAACCGCATAGCCTGTTGCGTATTCCGGGGCATCGTGGGCATCCATTCCGTTTGATCGTGGGCAGTGATTCTACAGGGCCCAGGGCAGTCATGATCTCTCGCTCCGGCAGGTGGCCGTTACGAACGACCGCCTGACGACCATTGACCATCCGTACAGCAGAAAACTCTTCCAGCAATACGGCCACCTCTGTCTCTATGGCCTGTTCGATCAGGGAACGTGCCGCTCGCCGCAGCACGCCCTCTATCCCCAAGCCCAGCTCTTTTTACAGCCATGGTGACGAGTTTCGAGAACATGACGGTCAGTTCGCTGGACGACTGCTTACGCTGCAGAGCGTTCCTTCGCGAGTCAGGCAACCAGAGCCAACGTATTCCGCTGGGATGGGGTGCGAAAGATTTAATGTGCCTCAGCTTGATAGGTCTCGACTTGTGTATTATATTGTGTACACATCGCGGCAGAAAGGAGGCGATCATGAGCCTGCGTGTAGGAGTGCGAGAATTACGCGACAAATTGGCCGAATATCTCGAAGCCTCAATGCCCATTGAGGTGACACGACATGGGCAGACCATCGGCTTTTACATCCCGGTTCCTAAAAAACCCAGCCAATCAGAAAGAGATGCTTTGCTCGAAGCAGGACGGCGAATGCGTGAAGAAATGGAACACATGGGTATCACAGAGGACGAACTGGTAGCGGGGTTCAAGGAATGGCGCAAAAAAGCTCATGCCGCGTAGGCGGTTGGTTGTAGACGCCAACATCCTGATTCGTGCTGTCTTGGGGCTGCGAGTACGATTACTCATCGCCGATGCATGTGACAGGGTCAGTTTCTATGTGGCCGAAGAAAATTATGACGAAGCCAAGCACTACTTAGCAGAATTGGCTCCCGCCCGGGGGATATCCGAAGTGGTGTGGCGGGACGCGTTAGATACGCTTATGACGGCCATACAGTTGATTGGCCAGGAAACATTGTCGCCTGTAGAAATTGCCGCAAAAGCCAGAATTGCCCGGAGAGACGAACGGGATTGGCCGGCGGTAGCGGCGTCCCTGCTGCTGGATTGTCCGATCTGGACGGAGGATCGAGATTTCTTTGGTGCCGGTGTGGCAACCTGGACGACAGAAACCATATCTATATATCTTGATAGCTGCTGAAGGCTGCTCTGCCTCCATTAGGTTCTGATCGGCGGTACCAGACATTGGGTTA harbors:
- a CDS encoding prevent-host-death protein; amino-acid sequence: MSLRVGVRELRDKLAEYLEASMPIEVTRHGQTIGFYIPVPKKPSQSERDALLEAGRRMREEMEHMGITEDELVAGFKEWRKKAHAA
- a CDS encoding PIN domain-containing protein, with the protein product MPRRRLVVDANILIRAVLGLRVRLLIADACDRVSFYVAEENYDEAKHYLAELAPARGISEVVWRDALDTLMTAIQLIGQETLSPVEIAAKARIARRDERDWPAVAASLLLDCPIWTEDRDFFGAGVATWTTETISIYLDSC